The Schistocerca piceifrons isolate TAMUIC-IGC-003096 chromosome 5, iqSchPice1.1, whole genome shotgun sequence DNA segment TGGCCAGTGATTGAGAAGCTGTCATCGACGTATCCATTGTTCTTCAGCTGAATCATCAGCTGCAGGAAGTCCTTCCTAATGACGCCTGTCTCCTCTCGGTGTTTGACTGTCTCGTCGACGACACGTGTGAAGTACTCTGTGAAGTCCTTTGGCGTGAAGGCTACCGGCAGCAGGGTGCGCAGTTTCGGATTAGAGAACCCCAGAGCCTGACTAAGATAAGTGCGCAGCGACGACTTGAAGaagcgccgcctccactggcgaaACTCCGCGTCAGGGTTGTGCTGGCTGTCCACATCGATGCCGAAGGCGCAGGAAGCGATGGCGTCAGTGGAGTAGCGGGCAACCAGCTCGCGGACTTCGACGACACTGCCCGCAGGAGTGACGTCAGCCAGAATGCGCGCGCAGTCGCGCACTATGCTGAACATTGCGCGCATTTTTCCCGATGTGAACGTGGGCGTCAGCTTCTGGCGCAGAGACTTCCACTTGGTGCCTCCAAGTAAGAAGAGGTGAGCCGACAGGTAATCTTTCTCCTCGTCTACATAGATCCCCCGGTCGGGAAAGTAGTTGAAATCCTTCACCATGATCGTTTTGATCAGCTCTGGATCCCGTACGACGAGAAGCGGATTGTTTAGCGAGTAAATACCGACGACATCCTTGCCTTCCGCTGCAAAATATATGTCCTTCATATCCTCGCCAGGGCATTTCCTCATTAGTGTCGTGTTCCAGACATTTCCCAACGGAAAAGACGGCTCCATATATGGTAGACCTTTCTTCTTCCAGTAAGAGTAATTGATTTTAAATGTAACGTATACTATCGCTAATACTGTTGATAGGGGTGCCAACATTTCAGTCACCCACGAGTCAAAGAAGATAGCCATTTTGGTTCCTAAGGAAACAAAAAGGAGGAATGGAAAATTAGTATAACTGTTTTGAAAACATTGTTGGAGGAAATGAGTGATCACAAtgtaataattgaaattaatagtAAAACAGTCTAACTCGCAAGGCACGTTTATTAAAAGGTGACCGACTTTCAATGTGTTATGGTCATCTCGAAACCTTCAACCATATTGAAGGACAGTGACTCTGCATGGAACAGCAACCGCTGAATGATGATAGTCAACTACTCTATGCTCCTGCAATTTGCAGTCGTCATTTAGCAGTACCTGTTCCATGCACAGACATTGTAAATACATGGTctgaaggtctgaagatgatcattagaCGTTCGAAACCGGTCGCCTCTTATCAAACGTCCTTGCGATCCAgattgttttataattaatttcaaaattagTATAACTGGACTATATCCATCACAATCTATTACCATTTATAAGCCAGCCAGTGTGTTCAAGCACTTGACTACCACAACTTACAAGGAAACATTACGAACTTGACCTGATACTGTAAGGAGGAAAAAAAGCATAATTGCAAGATATCAGTCCCAGCACTCGATCCTGCGCGGACATTTGGGCCACAATTCTGACAGTATGTAGTTATGatcttctgaaagtacagcttttaaacttttgcGAGCATTACTTGAGTGTCACTCGCTCCGCCCCGCTGCAGACGCCTAATGCCCGCGCACGAAGTATTGTGCAGCAGAGTGACAACCGGAGTCCTGTTCACGGGATGTTGACGGTGAGGGATGCGATAAGGGCAGGTGAGCCACCTGCCCAACCTGATTTGAAGTCTTGTTCTATGCGAAAAACAGTAAGTTATATGTGTAAACAATATATCAACCTCACGCCTATACAGTATATGCTCAATATTAGTTTAACATTGTTCTCGTACCGATATTCTGCAGCTATAAATAcgcctcaaaatcaaaatgaattaaCCAAAGCAAATGAAGAATTACTATGAAACGGAGTTAATGTTTTTAGATTTACAGTTTAGTCACACAAATCACGTTTATGAACAGCACATCTCCCGCAATGTGCTTCACTTTCTGAGAACCATCTttagaatcctaagaaaatgacgCACAACAGCTAGGTTAATAATGAAATAGCGTTACCCTACTCTTTTAATGACACTCTAATGCGTTTAATTCATTTCCACTGTGCTTGTGAGTCGCAACatgaaaatgttcaaagcaaagagatctcTGGCACCAGCTGCGGGTTAGACACCGTGCACTTTGATACAATGAACAATGTTACCAAAGTCAAAGCACACCTGTTACTCACTCCACTGTACAGAACTTCTTGTTCAGGAATTAGGCGGTTGCAGtggggcggagcgagtgacaaacaaccggTCCACGTGAAAGTTTAAAAGTTGTACTTCCAGAAGTTCTTAACTGCGTATTGTTAACATTATGCCCCCAAATCTTCGGGCGGAATTGATTGCTGAGGCTGATGAAAGCGTGCTTTTTTCCTCCTTAACATGTGAGGTCGAGTTGGTGACGTTTCCTTATTAGTAGTAACAGTAAAGAGGACTTTAGTTGTATTCCAGTGACTGAATAACCATATTGATTTGTACTTactaattaaaaatatattttacttgtGGCCCCTTTAGTGAGTCTATTCCTTGACATACAAAATGACCCAGAAGTCCGCTAACATTTGAAAATAATCAAGGTGGAGAGCGAAATATTGACGCACATACATGAAATGACACAGGATCTTACTGATACCAAAAAAAGTGCACAAATtaccaacagatggtgcttcatatgatACATaagcattaattagcataacaattgatttttagcaaagacgatatTCTTTACATTCATGGTCAGCACTTCGGGCGTAATTCATCAACAGCACATGTAGTCGagagacaatgttgtgaacaggaaTGTACATCATATCGGCATGTACGGTGATAAACtgccgtcagatgttgtcttttagAATCCCTAATGAGGCAGGTcgcgtgtaatatttctggcttattcagccatcatacactcctggaaattgaaataagaacaccgtgaattcattgtcccaggaaggggaaactttattgacacattcctggggtcagatacatcacatgatcaaactgacagaaccaaaggcacatagacacaggcaacagagcatgcacattgtcggcactagtacagtgtatatccacctttcgcagcaatgcaggctgctattctcccatggagacgatcgtagagatgctggatgtagtcctgtggaacggcttgccatgccatttccacctggcgcctcagttggaccagcgttcgtgctggacgtgcagaccgcgtgagacgacgcttcatccagtcccaaacatgctcaatgggggacagatccggagatcttgctggccagggtagttgacttacaccttctagagcacgttgggtggcacgggatacatgcggacgtgcattgtcctgttggaacagcaagttcccttgccggtctaggtatggtagaacgatgggttcgatgacggtttagatgtaccgtgcactattcagtgtcccctcgacgatcaccagtggtgtacggccagcgtaggagatcgctccccacaccatgatgccgggtgttggccctgtgtgcctcgatcgtatgcagtcctgattgtggcgctcacctgcacggcgccaaacacgcatacgaccatcattggcaccaaggcagaagcgactctcatcgctcaagacgacacgtctccattcgtccctccattcacgcctgtcgcgacaccactggaggcgggctgcacgatgttggggcgtgagcggaagacggcctaacggtgtgcgggaccgtagcccagcttcatggagacggttgcgaatggtcctcgcccataccccaggagcaacagtgtccctaatttgctgggaagtggcggtgcggtcccctacggcactgcgtaggatcctacggtcttggcgtgcatccgtgcatcactgcggtccggtcccaggtcgacgggcacgtgcaccttccgccgaccactggcgacaacatcgatgtactgtggagacctcacgccccacgtgttgagcaattcggcggtacgtccacccggcctcccgcatgcccactatacgccctcgctcaaagtccgtcaactgcacatacggttcacgtccacgctgtcgcggcatgctaccagtgttaacgactgcgatggagctccgtatgccacggcaaactggctgacactgacggcggcggtgcacaaatgctgcgcagctagcgccattcgacggccaacaccgcggttcctggtgtgtccgctgtgccgtgcatttGATCTTTGCTTGTAccaccctctcgcagtgtccggagcaagtatggtgggtctgacacaccggtgtcaatgtgttcttttttccatttccaggagtgtagatgatgaTTTCTTGAAACCATGTCGATCACAGCATTGCTTGACAGTGTAATCAAAAGATATAGATGGAGAAGGTGAGGTTAGATTTGGACATATAAAATACCAGATAAGAAGGGGCTGAAAACGAGTCGAGAATAATTAGCGAGAAGGAGAAGTAAGCTAATTGCCAAGAAATCCAAAGTAAGTTTGGCATTGGAGGAACAGTaaagggcaagaactgtagaggaagacaaatattAGGGCATTTAACCAGTAACCAATTAATCGATTCTATTATATTGAAATGTTCTGAGTCATC contains these protein-coding regions:
- the LOC124798909 gene encoding probable cytochrome P450 6a14 produces the protein MVKDFNYFPDRGIYVDEEKDYLSAHLFLLGGTKWKSLRQKLTPTFTSGKMRAMFSIVRDCARILADVTPAGSVVEVRELVARYSTDAIASCAFGIDVDSQHNPDAEFRQWRRRFFKSSLRTYLSQALGFSNPKLRTLLPVAFTPKDFTEYFTRVVDETVKHREETGVIRKDFLQLMIQLKNNGYVDDSFSITGQPKTEQKSKTLTTKELAAQAWMFFIAGFETSSTTVSFCLYELVRHPDIQKKVQEEIDDVLKKTNGDVTYEVIMTQMPYLEKVVNAS